In the Flavobacterium acetivorans genome, one interval contains:
- a CDS encoding GatB/YqeY domain-containing protein, whose translation MSLSKNIMGEMKTAMRAKDTVALEALRAIKSEILLAETASGSKEEISEADEIKLLQRLVKTRKESAKIFTEQNRLDLAEPELAQVAVIEKFLPAQLSEAEVEAVIVKIIAETGASGIASMGKVMGLASAQLGGTAEGKTISTIVKKLLT comes from the coding sequence ATGAGTTTATCAAAAAACATCATGGGCGAAATGAAAACCGCCATGAGAGCCAAAGATACGGTAGCTTTAGAAGCTTTAAGAGCAATCAAATCTGAAATCCTTTTGGCTGAAACTGCATCAGGATCAAAAGAGGAAATTTCTGAAGCTGACGAAATAAAATTACTTCAAAGATTGGTTAAAACCCGTAAAGAGAGTGCTAAGATTTTTACAGAACAAAACCGTTTGGATTTAGCTGAGCCAGAATTGGCACAGGTGGCTGTAATTGAAAAGTTCTTACCGGCACAATTAAGTGAAGCTGAAGTGGAAGCTGTTATTGTGAAAATCATTGCCGAAACCGGAGCATCTGGAATTGCTTCAATGGGTAAAGTAATGGGATTGGCTTCGGCACAATTAGGCGGAACTGCAGAAGGAAAAACGATTTCTACAATCGTTAAGAAACTATTGACGTAG
- a CDS encoding zinc-dependent peptidase — protein MSLVQIFIIVFFGFFIALLFFGAIIEPLYVLVFNKPVYIHWYPFGQKLTASQRSILEKEFVFYGKLSDKRKRFFEFRVAAFISKYKFIGKEGFVITDQVKVLVSATFVMLTFGIRYYLIKVFNKIIIYPEAYFSTINKEFHKGEFNPGVKAVVFSWKDFKEGFQFENDNINLGLHEFAHALYFHGLKAKDQSSVVFADAYVKIQEYLVQPKVLDHLIASNYLRIYAYTSQAEFFAVVLEHFFETPQLFKQEFPELYNNIRSMINFEESDLQ, from the coding sequence ATGAGTCTAGTTCAGATTTTTATAATTGTATTTTTTGGTTTTTTTATCGCTTTGTTGTTTTTTGGGGCTATTATTGAGCCTTTGTATGTGCTTGTTTTTAATAAACCAGTTTATATTCATTGGTATCCTTTTGGACAAAAATTAACCGCTTCTCAAAGAAGTATCTTGGAAAAGGAATTTGTGTTTTATGGAAAATTATCCGATAAAAGAAAGCGGTTTTTTGAGTTTAGGGTAGCTGCATTTATATCGAAGTATAAATTTATAGGTAAAGAAGGTTTTGTCATTACGGATCAGGTTAAAGTATTGGTTTCGGCTACTTTTGTGATGCTTACTTTTGGAATAAGGTACTATTTGATAAAGGTATTTAATAAGATTATCATTTATCCAGAGGCGTATTTTTCAACGATAAATAAAGAATTTCATAAGGGAGAGTTTAATCCGGGAGTAAAGGCAGTCGTTTTTTCTTGGAAGGATTTTAAGGAAGGTTTTCAATTTGAAAACGATAATATTAATCTTGGTCTGCATGAATTTGCTCACGCTTTGTATTTTCATGGTTTAAAAGCTAAAGATCAAAGCAGTGTTGTATTTGCAGATGCCTATGTCAAAATACAAGAGTATTTAGTGCAGCCTAAAGTTTTGGATCATCTCATTGCTTCAAATTATTTAAGGATTTATGCTTATACCAGTCAGGCTGAATTTTTTGCTGTAGTTTTAGAACATTTCTTTGAAACGCCACAGCTTTTTAAACAGGAGTTCCCTGAATTGTATAATAATATTAGAAGTATGATCAACTTTGAGGAAAGCGATTTGCAGTAG
- a CDS encoding CBS domain-containing protein: MKEKVPVSVIMTKNVIKLNKTDDLIKAEKLFKKHKIRHIPVVDGNKIIGMLSYTDLLRISFVDAVDDDAEVVDVTLYNMFTIEQVMAKKLITVSPETTIKATAEILSENEFHALPVCLGDLLVGIVTTTDLIKYLIDQYK, translated from the coding sequence ATGAAAGAAAAGGTACCAGTATCAGTTATAATGACTAAAAATGTCATTAAATTAAATAAAACAGATGATTTAATAAAAGCCGAAAAGCTTTTTAAGAAACATAAAATTAGACATATTCCTGTTGTGGATGGCAATAAAATAATTGGTATGCTTAGCTATACGGATTTATTGCGAATCTCATTTGTTGATGCTGTTGATGATGATGCGGAGGTAGTTGATGTAACGCTCTATAATATGTTTACTATTGAACAGGTAATGGCTAAGAAGTTGATTACCGTATCGCCTGAAACAACTATAAAAGCAACTGCTGAAATCTTGTCTGAGAACGAGTTTCATGCCTTACCGGTTTGTTTAGGTGATTTGTTGGTTGGGATTGTAACTACTACTGATTTGATAAAATATCTTATAGATCAATACAAATAA
- the rpe gene encoding ribulose-phosphate 3-epimerase: MKNTLIAPSVLAADFGNLQRDIEMINNSEADWFHIDIMDGVFVPNISYGMPVLEAINKHAKKTIDVHLMIIDPDRYIKTFAELGANVLSVHYEACTHLHRTLQAIKAEGMKAGVAINPHTNIDLLEDIINDIDLVCIMSVNPGFGGQSFIENTYAKVKKLKDLITRKGASTLIEVDGGVTNKNAKQLVEAGADVLVAGSFVFKAVNPTETIADLKKLTAF; encoded by the coding sequence ATGAAGAATACACTTATCGCACCATCAGTCCTAGCGGCAGATTTTGGAAATCTACAACGAGACATTGAAATGATTAACAACAGCGAAGCTGATTGGTTTCATATCGACATCATGGACGGTGTTTTTGTTCCTAACATTTCTTATGGTATGCCAGTTTTAGAAGCAATAAACAAGCATGCTAAGAAAACTATTGATGTACACTTGATGATTATAGATCCAGATCGTTACATTAAAACTTTTGCTGAATTAGGAGCTAATGTATTAAGCGTACACTATGAAGCCTGCACACACCTTCACAGAACACTACAAGCGATCAAAGCAGAAGGAATGAAAGCTGGTGTAGCCATCAACCCACACACAAATATCGACTTACTAGAGGATATAATCAATGATATCGATTTAGTTTGTATTATGAGTGTCAATCCAGGTTTTGGAGGACAATCTTTCATCGAAAACACTTATGCTAAAGTTAAAAAGTTAAAAGATTTAATCACAAGAAAAGGAGCCTCTACATTAATCGAAGTGGACGGAGGAGTGACCAATAAAAATGCAAAACAACTGGTTGAAGCCGGAGCAGATGTTCTTGTTGCCGGAAGCTTTGTTTTTAAAGCAGTAAACCCAACAGAAACCATTGCTGATTTAAAGAAATTAACAGCATTCTAA